The Candidatus Flexicrinis affinis genome has a segment encoding these proteins:
- a CDS encoding DUF4203 domain-containing protein — MESTQILAVVSIVIGLIAMFFGKSFYRIVLGLSGVVLGWAAGHAIADAINQTGTVQLILGIVGAILVGVLLYWFYGLAFALFGAIFGAAFGIILLPILGVTGIGGLLVVVVGAVLGAIVGTLLKDPVIVIGSAFGGATAVVTGVGTLAPTLPLVRPGTGTTESVVSLAVVVVLTVIGAVFQFRSRRI, encoded by the coding sequence ATGGAAAGCACACAGATTCTGGCCGTCGTTTCGATCGTCATCGGCCTCATCGCGATGTTCTTCGGCAAGTCGTTCTATCGCATCGTCCTCGGGCTGTCCGGAGTCGTGCTCGGATGGGCTGCGGGTCACGCGATTGCCGACGCGATCAACCAGACCGGAACCGTACAGCTCATCCTCGGTATTGTCGGTGCGATTCTTGTCGGCGTCTTGCTGTACTGGTTTTATGGGCTGGCGTTTGCGTTGTTCGGTGCGATCTTCGGGGCCGCTTTCGGGATCATCCTGCTCCCGATCCTCGGCGTGACCGGCATCGGAGGGCTGCTTGTCGTGGTCGTCGGTGCTGTCCTTGGCGCGATTGTCGGAACGCTGCTCAAAGACCCCGTGATCGTGATTGGCTCGGCGTTTGGCGGCGCGACGGCGGTTGTCACCGGAGTCGGCACGTTGGCGCCCACGCTGCCGCTCGTGCGCCCCGGTACGGGCACGACGGAGAGCGTCGTCTCGCTGGCGGTTGTCGTCGTGCTTACGGTTATCGGCGCTGTGTTCCAGTTCCGAAGCCGTAGAATCTAG
- a CDS encoding tetratricopeptide repeat protein: MNNEANSPNLRNPDIPVYGVVAERASLHAVLENIRHHRLTLVSAPPGYGKTTAVAQFVHDTDLLTAWHGLQERERDLPALFWHSLQALEFVAPGISVAAESVTGADECAAYIADYLRDHLTQHIIYVLDDLHYLASAPQAERWLRELVRQIPPTCHLVLISRALPDLPLAELIARGDVFAIGQEQLKFTAEDATRLASKVGSDLPDSVLKARVRQLEGWPVGVAMSLRPLPEDIEIGSLRGSGGPEGLFDALANGILRSLPPMLGDFLLAASTFARVTPDVCTEVLGMPQSTLMMTDIVRRNLFVSQVSGGVMMHRLFRNFLQRRLNETDPERYVSLHARAAEWLRQGNQDDEAFYHYVAAGCIDDALDIVQRTHNAYYQQGNMETLLGWRTALGEHAERIPHFLHTCALILTDRYLYADAAAELDLAEAGFAAMGDSAWVAEARLQRAMIHIWRAEYAEARALAEPVAADSEQKDSVVGRARHMLALVEMAIGSLDTAIDHLEDILPFFEGSNASYYVSAVLQDLAIAYARSGSMASASHCLQRLVSIRRTLGQANALALALNNLGYHYHEMGDYDLALSTLEEGLQIVSQSQNQRAESYIRWSMGDLQRDLGNADAAIRLYEGAYELSAGTEPVLQQSVALSMAALYRWRGDMRLAQWLVRDVNDTIRKLDVSDASISRLARAHQLMIDMVSGDLKTAASQLCTMWEEIADRPFSAESMQIAMFAAGAALRVGEESHAHALLERCAKACEMGVGRSVAAIETYNSAELAEYVRRTPEFKPLVAALDRLRSAYSAAAGPARPESTAPSDATFSLRVYTLGDETIERDGVTVSTHEWRSSRAKEFFLYLLFEGASSREKLSLIFWPDSSSSKVRSNFHTTLYRARRALGENVILFENDIYRINPDVSIWCDALVFRRYVQEAKMLPYLDARTDDLYRKAIALYRGEFLPGLDTEWTMAHREALYEMNIGALIGSGHCARARGEFNDAIIQFKQAIKIDQFREEAYRAMFTCYAGMGELNSVLKQYNVMSHMFQTELGIKPSQETARHVQQLTQRIS, translated from the coding sequence ATGAACAACGAGGCGAACAGCCCCAACCTACGCAACCCCGACATTCCTGTCTATGGGGTCGTGGCCGAACGCGCCTCACTCCACGCCGTCCTCGAGAACATCCGCCATCACCGCCTGACGCTCGTCAGCGCCCCGCCCGGCTACGGCAAAACGACCGCCGTCGCGCAGTTTGTCCATGACACCGACCTGCTGACCGCGTGGCACGGCCTGCAGGAACGCGAGCGCGACCTTCCGGCGCTGTTCTGGCATAGTCTGCAAGCGCTTGAGTTCGTTGCTCCGGGCATTTCCGTCGCGGCCGAAAGTGTTACCGGGGCGGACGAGTGCGCTGCCTACATCGCAGACTACCTGCGCGACCATCTCACCCAGCACATCATTTACGTGCTGGACGACCTACACTATCTGGCCTCTGCGCCACAGGCAGAACGATGGCTGCGCGAGCTGGTGCGTCAGATTCCGCCGACGTGCCACCTTGTCCTAATCAGCCGCGCCCTGCCCGACCTGCCCCTTGCGGAACTCATCGCTCGGGGCGATGTGTTTGCTATTGGGCAAGAACAGCTCAAGTTCACCGCCGAGGACGCGACCCGGTTGGCCAGCAAGGTCGGCTCGGACCTGCCCGACAGCGTGCTCAAGGCGCGTGTCCGTCAGCTCGAAGGGTGGCCTGTCGGCGTGGCAATGTCGCTGCGCCCGCTGCCGGAAGACATCGAGATCGGATCGCTGCGCGGAAGCGGTGGGCCGGAAGGCCTATTCGACGCGCTCGCCAACGGTATCTTGCGGTCGCTTCCACCCATGTTGGGCGACTTCCTTCTCGCCGCGTCGACGTTCGCGCGTGTCACGCCGGACGTATGCACCGAAGTGCTCGGCATGCCGCAGAGCACGCTGATGATGACCGATATCGTGCGCCGCAACCTGTTCGTTTCGCAGGTGTCCGGCGGCGTGATGATGCACCGCCTGTTCCGCAACTTCTTGCAGCGACGGCTCAACGAAACCGATCCTGAGCGATACGTCAGCCTGCACGCGCGCGCCGCCGAATGGCTCAGGCAGGGCAATCAGGACGACGAAGCGTTCTACCACTATGTGGCCGCGGGCTGCATCGACGACGCGTTGGACATCGTGCAGCGTACCCACAACGCATACTATCAGCAGGGCAACATGGAAACCCTGCTCGGCTGGCGCACCGCGCTTGGCGAGCACGCGGAACGAATTCCGCATTTCCTCCACACCTGCGCGCTGATTTTGACCGATCGCTATCTGTACGCAGACGCCGCCGCCGAGCTGGACTTGGCCGAGGCAGGGTTCGCGGCGATGGGCGACAGCGCGTGGGTCGCGGAAGCGCGTTTGCAGCGCGCGATGATTCATATTTGGCGCGCCGAGTATGCAGAAGCACGCGCGCTGGCCGAACCTGTCGCGGCTGACAGCGAGCAGAAGGACTCCGTCGTTGGGCGCGCGCGACACATGCTGGCACTGGTCGAAATGGCGATCGGCAGCCTCGACACCGCGATCGACCACCTCGAAGACATTCTGCCGTTCTTTGAAGGCAGCAACGCGTCCTACTACGTGTCGGCCGTCCTGCAAGACCTTGCCATCGCCTATGCGCGCAGCGGCAGCATGGCTTCCGCCAGTCACTGCTTGCAGCGATTGGTGTCCATACGGCGCACCCTCGGTCAAGCGAACGCGTTGGCGCTGGCCCTCAACAATCTCGGCTACCACTATCACGAGATGGGCGATTACGACTTGGCGCTGTCGACGCTGGAAGAAGGGCTGCAGATCGTCTCGCAGTCGCAGAACCAGCGCGCCGAGAGTTACATCCGCTGGTCGATGGGCGACCTGCAGCGCGATCTGGGAAACGCCGACGCGGCCATTCGCCTGTACGAAGGCGCCTACGAATTGAGCGCCGGCACCGAGCCTGTTCTTCAGCAGTCGGTGGCGCTGAGCATGGCGGCGTTGTATCGCTGGCGCGGCGACATGCGGCTGGCGCAGTGGCTTGTCCGCGACGTAAACGACACGATCCGGAAGCTTGACGTGTCCGATGCCTCGATCAGCCGGCTTGCACGCGCGCATCAGTTGATGATCGACATGGTAAGCGGCGACCTGAAGACCGCAGCGTCGCAATTGTGCACGATGTGGGAGGAGATTGCCGACCGCCCGTTTTCGGCTGAATCGATGCAAATCGCGATGTTCGCAGCGGGCGCGGCCCTGCGAGTCGGCGAGGAGTCGCACGCCCATGCACTTCTCGAACGGTGTGCCAAAGCGTGTGAAATGGGCGTCGGTCGTAGTGTCGCCGCCATCGAGACCTACAATTCGGCGGAACTCGCCGAATACGTGCGACGCACTCCGGAATTCAAACCGCTAGTGGCTGCACTGGATCGCCTGCGCTCGGCGTACAGCGCCGCGGCAGGTCCGGCGCGGCCGGAAAGCACGGCGCCTAGCGACGCGACGTTCAGTCTACGGGTCTACACACTCGGCGACGAGACAATCGAACGCGACGGGGTCACCGTATCGACGCACGAGTGGCGGTCGAGCCGTGCCAAGGAGTTCTTCCTCTATCTGCTGTTCGAGGGCGCCAGCAGCAGAGAGAAACTGAGTCTCATATTCTGGCCTGACAGTTCATCGAGCAAGGTGCGCTCGAACTTCCACACCACGCTGTATCGCGCACGCCGCGCGCTGGGCGAGAACGTCATTTTGTTCGAGAACGACATTTACCGCATCAACCCCGACGTGTCGATCTGGTGCGATGCGCTGGTGTTCCGCCGCTACGTGCAGGAAGCGAAGATGCTGCCGTATCTCGACGCACGCACCGACGACCTGTACCGCAAGGCAATCGCGCTGTACCGAGGCGAGTTCCTGCCGGGGCTCGACACCGAATGGACGATGGCGCACCGCGAGGCGCTCTATGAGATGAACATTGGCGCGCTGATCGGATCGGGCCACTGCGCACGCGCGCGCGGCGAGTTCAACGACGCCATCATCCAGTTCAAGCAGGCCATCAAGATCGACCAGTTCCGCGAAGAAGCGTACCGCGCGATGTTTACCTGCTACGCCGGCATGGGCGAACTCAACTCCGTCCTCAAGCAGTACAACGTGATGTCCCACATGTTCCAGACCGAGTTGGGCATCAAACCTTCGCAAGAAACCGCACGGCATGTCCAGCAGCTCACCCAGCGGATTTCCTAG
- a CDS encoding inositol monophosphatase encodes MIDNVTTVGTGAAIAAGSLLLEGRSTNFQVGSKANRQDLVTEFDRRAEALIVARIREAFPSHSILAEESGETNGDPRYQWVIDPLDGTMNFAHRYPLFSVSIAFKVDGVTEWGAVNVPALGELYTARRGHGAHLGDRVLKVSTVSELADALITTGFPTTKATDPDNNLAEVNAVVPHIADLRRSGSAAFDLTQIACGRIEAFWEFGLSAWDIAAGALLVEEAGGRIGTVRDDAPPKKTGMLASNGLVHDALHALMRGAALR; translated from the coding sequence ATGATCGATAACGTAACAACGGTGGGGACCGGCGCCGCGATTGCCGCCGGTTCCCTTTTGCTGGAGGGACGCAGCACTAACTTTCAGGTCGGATCCAAGGCGAACCGGCAGGACTTAGTGACCGAGTTCGACCGCCGCGCCGAAGCCCTGATCGTGGCGCGCATTCGTGAGGCATTTCCGAGTCATTCGATCCTCGCGGAGGAGTCCGGTGAGACCAATGGAGACCCGCGCTATCAGTGGGTGATCGACCCGCTCGACGGGACGATGAACTTCGCTCATCGCTACCCGCTGTTCAGCGTGTCGATCGCCTTCAAGGTGGACGGCGTGACGGAGTGGGGGGCTGTAAACGTGCCCGCGCTCGGGGAGCTGTACACCGCGCGGCGCGGGCACGGCGCCCATCTCGGCGATCGCGTGCTGAAAGTGTCGACGGTGTCGGAACTGGCAGACGCGTTGATCACGACCGGTTTTCCGACGACCAAAGCGACCGATCCCGACAACAACCTCGCCGAGGTCAACGCCGTGGTCCCGCACATCGCGGACTTGCGGCGCTCGGGTTCGGCCGCGTTTGATTTGACACAGATCGCATGTGGACGCATCGAGGCGTTCTGGGAGTTCGGGCTGAGCGCGTGGGATATCGCCGCTGGGGCGCTGCTGGTCGAGGAGGCTGGGGGAAGAATCGGCACGGTGCGCGACGACGCCCCGCCCAAAAAGACCGGCATGCTGGCGTCAAACGGTCTTGTTCACGATGCGCTGCATGCACTCATGCGGGGGGCGGCTTTGAGATGA
- a CDS encoding ABC transporter ATP-binding protein, whose product MSDARLMLKNLVKVFPARGGSGTLRAVDDVSLEIASGEFVTLLGPSGCGKTTTLRLIAGFELPSGGEILLDGRDVTSLPPNKRDMALVFQNYALFPHMSVADNVAYGLQTRGLPKAEIRRKVSDMLTSIGLQGLEERRPNQLSGGQQQRVALARCLVMEPRILLFDEPLSNLDAKLRVQMRAEIHGLQRRLGITSVYVTHDQIEAMALSDRIIVMNAGRIEQVGSPQEIYHLPRTRFVADFIGRANFLPATVLAKTGAKATIDLLGQRMEVANSFAHSDGAALTAMIRPETIDLAVDPSLPQVTITQAMYLGSETEYVVQYGEHRLVVVDTSPRLGHFYEEGRQVGVIFDETSVHLLSAQA is encoded by the coding sequence ATGAGCGATGCCCGGTTAATGCTCAAGAATCTGGTCAAGGTATTTCCGGCTCGTGGGGGCAGCGGTACGCTGCGCGCCGTCGACGATGTCTCGCTGGAGATCGCGTCCGGCGAGTTTGTCACGCTGCTGGGACCGTCGGGCTGCGGCAAGACCACGACACTGCGCTTGATCGCCGGTTTCGAGCTGCCGTCCGGCGGAGAAATCCTGCTTGACGGGCGCGACGTCACCAGCCTGCCGCCGAACAAGCGCGACATGGCGCTGGTGTTCCAAAACTACGCGCTGTTCCCACACATGAGCGTGGCCGACAACGTCGCGTACGGTCTGCAAACGCGTGGTTTGCCCAAGGCCGAAATTCGCCGCAAAGTCAGCGACATGCTGACATCGATCGGTCTGCAAGGGCTGGAGGAACGGCGACCCAATCAGCTCTCAGGCGGGCAGCAGCAGCGCGTCGCGCTTGCACGCTGCTTGGTCATGGAACCTCGCATTCTGCTGTTTGACGAGCCGCTCTCGAACCTCGATGCCAAGCTGCGCGTGCAGATGCGCGCCGAGATTCACGGCCTGCAGCGCCGGCTTGGCATCACCAGCGTATATGTCACGCACGATCAGATCGAGGCGATGGCGCTGTCCGACCGAATCATCGTGATGAATGCGGGCCGCATCGAACAGGTGGGATCGCCGCAGGAGATTTATCACCTTCCGCGCACGCGCTTCGTGGCCGACTTCATCGGTCGTGCCAATTTCCTTCCCGCAACCGTGTTGGCGAAGACGGGCGCGAAAGCGACGATCGACCTGCTCGGACAGCGCATGGAAGTCGCCAACTCGTTTGCCCACAGCGACGGTGCTGCGCTGACTGCAATGATTCGGCCCGAGACGATTGACCTTGCGGTCGATCCCTCCCTTCCGCAGGTCACGATCACACAGGCGATGTACCTTGGGTCGGAGACGGAGTACGTCGTCCAGTACGGCGAACACCGCTTGGTCGTGGTTGACACCAGCCCGCGCCTTGGCCACTTCTACGAAGAAGGCCGGCAGGTTGGCGTAATATTCGACGAGACATCGGTGCACCTGTTGAGCGCGCAAGCATGA
- a CDS encoding iron ABC transporter permease: MQDVRARPSVRAQFRRIFQDPILTVALIGSVIFVGLTIILPLLSMVGASVSTEGAEKLTNYIGSPVYQTIISNTLVMGVVVGAVGTLVGFLFAFVQVKLDVPFKRFMHIMALLPVISPPFAVATATIVLFGRSGMISRGVFGVRYDIYGLDGLTLALSLSLFTVAYLNLKGMMEALDPALDEASANLGAGKFRTFFRVTLPMLIPGIASSFLLIFVESIADLGNPLVLGGNYEVLATRIYVSVIGLYDTTAAAVLSVILLVPSLTVFMVQRYWVSRANVVSVTGKPSGRPDTIKFPPVRWGLFGVVMFLCLLILLIYGTIFHGAFVQVPGVRNEFTLSHFDFVINGIGAEAMQDTTLLSIVATPLAGLIGMVVAFLVVRKEFLGRQALDFGVMLGIAVPGTIIGIGYVLSFNSPITATLPILGEITLLPKLTGGQGLLGGALAIVIVYVIRSTPAALRTGTAALSQIDPAIEEASISLGADNARTFRRITLPLIRPAFLAGLIFAFARSMTTISAVVFLTTPQTKIMTQQILNEVENGRYGNAFAYCVILIGIVMLAIGIMYVLVGSRTGAERRIEGGGR; this comes from the coding sequence ATGCAAGATGTCCGTGCAAGGCCCAGTGTCCGGGCACAGTTCAGGCGCATCTTTCAGGATCCAATTCTGACTGTCGCACTGATCGGCAGCGTCATCTTCGTCGGCCTGACGATCATTCTTCCGCTGCTGTCGATGGTCGGCGCAAGCGTGTCGACAGAAGGCGCGGAAAAGCTAACAAACTACATCGGAAGCCCGGTGTATCAGACCATCATCTCCAATACGCTCGTGATGGGCGTTGTGGTCGGTGCGGTTGGTACGCTGGTCGGCTTCCTGTTTGCGTTCGTACAGGTCAAGCTCGACGTACCGTTCAAGCGTTTCATGCACATCATGGCGCTGCTGCCGGTGATCTCCCCGCCGTTCGCGGTAGCCACAGCGACGATCGTGCTATTCGGCCGCAGTGGCATGATCTCGCGCGGCGTGTTCGGCGTGCGGTACGACATCTACGGCCTCGATGGCCTGACGCTGGCGCTGTCGCTCTCGTTGTTCACCGTCGCCTACCTCAACCTCAAGGGCATGATGGAGGCGCTCGATCCGGCGCTTGACGAGGCATCGGCCAATTTGGGCGCGGGCAAGTTTCGTACGTTCTTCCGCGTTACACTGCCGATGCTCATTCCGGGGATTGCGTCGTCGTTCCTGCTGATCTTCGTCGAGAGCATTGCCGACCTCGGCAATCCGTTGGTGTTGGGCGGCAACTACGAAGTCTTGGCGACGCGCATTTACGTCAGTGTCATCGGCCTGTACGACACGACCGCGGCGGCGGTCTTGTCCGTGATCCTTCTCGTCCCATCGTTGACAGTTTTTATGGTGCAGCGGTATTGGGTCAGCCGGGCCAACGTCGTATCTGTCACGGGGAAGCCGTCCGGACGGCCGGATACGATCAAGTTCCCGCCGGTCCGGTGGGGGCTGTTCGGTGTCGTGATGTTCCTGTGCCTGCTGATCCTGCTGATCTACGGGACGATCTTCCACGGTGCGTTCGTGCAGGTGCCGGGCGTGCGCAACGAATTCACGCTGTCGCACTTCGACTTCGTCATCAACGGCATCGGCGCCGAGGCGATGCAGGACACCACGCTCCTTTCGATCGTCGCAACACCGCTGGCGGGTTTAATAGGGATGGTCGTCGCGTTCCTGGTCGTCCGCAAAGAGTTTCTCGGCCGGCAGGCGCTCGACTTCGGCGTGATGTTGGGGATCGCCGTGCCGGGGACGATCATCGGCATCGGCTATGTGCTGAGCTTCAACAGCCCGATCACCGCGACGCTGCCGATCCTCGGCGAGATCACGCTCTTACCCAAGCTGACGGGCGGGCAGGGACTGCTTGGCGGCGCGCTGGCGATCGTCATCGTGTACGTCATCCGAAGTACCCCGGCGGCGCTGCGAACCGGCACCGCTGCGCTTTCGCAGATCGATCCGGCCATAGAGGAGGCGTCGATCAGTCTCGGCGCGGACAATGCGCGTACGTTCCGGCGCATCACGCTGCCGCTGATTCGGCCGGCATTTCTGGCGGGGTTGATCTTCGCGTTCGCGCGGTCGATGACGACCATTTCGGCGGTCGTGTTCTTAACCACACCGCAGACGAAGATCATGACGCAGCAGATTCTCAACGAGGTCGAGAACGGGCGTTATGGCAACGCGTTTGCGTACTGTGTGATCCTCATTGGCATTGTGATGTTGGCGATTGGCATAATGTACGTGCTTGTCGGCTCACGCACGGGTGCAGAACGGCGCATCGAAGGAGGTGGGCGATGA
- a CDS encoding ABC transporter substrate-binding protein: MSVRSLLRISLLVCFAFVLLNGVVAQETLTVLCTPQEDWCVAQTQAFQEATGIQTSYVRLSSGESLARIRASADNPEFSVWWGGPADAFIAANEEGLLEDYDSEAAEAIPDSYKDLDANWVGVYVGALGFCSNVDVLEELGIDAPTSWEDLLAPELKGFVAMAHPATSGTAFTAFWTIVTLAADELEAEEEGTGYDEDGAPTEAAVDNAFEYYAALHQNILQYTRSGSAPGSLAGQGEIAVAIIFSHDCVKLQEEGFEGILVTTFPEEGTGYEIGGMGILKGAPELEAAKVWFDWALTAAAQEIGPTVNSLQLPTNPDAAVSELAVKLEEILVVEYNFQAAGANRIAITERFDAEIAPAPTE; encoded by the coding sequence ATGTCCGTGCGTTCTTTACTGCGTATCTCACTGCTTGTATGTTTCGCATTCGTGCTGCTCAACGGGGTCGTCGCGCAAGAGACCTTGACCGTGTTGTGCACGCCGCAGGAAGACTGGTGCGTCGCGCAGACGCAGGCGTTCCAGGAAGCCACCGGTATCCAAACCTCGTATGTCCGCCTGTCGTCCGGCGAGTCGTTGGCACGTATCCGCGCGAGCGCCGACAATCCGGAATTCTCGGTCTGGTGGGGCGGCCCGGCGGACGCGTTTATCGCCGCTAACGAAGAAGGACTGCTCGAAGACTACGACTCCGAAGCTGCCGAGGCCATTCCCGACAGCTACAAGGACCTCGACGCCAATTGGGTCGGCGTATATGTTGGTGCGCTCGGCTTCTGCTCGAACGTGGATGTCCTCGAAGAACTGGGAATCGACGCTCCGACGAGCTGGGAAGACCTGCTGGCGCCCGAACTGAAGGGCTTTGTGGCGATGGCGCATCCGGCGACATCCGGCACGGCCTTCACCGCGTTCTGGACGATTGTGACCCTCGCGGCAGACGAGCTTGAGGCCGAAGAAGAGGGCACCGGTTACGACGAAGACGGCGCGCCGACCGAAGCCGCAGTCGACAACGCCTTCGAGTACTACGCCGCACTGCATCAGAACATTCTGCAGTACACACGCAGTGGCTCGGCCCCCGGTTCGCTGGCGGGTCAGGGCGAAATCGCCGTTGCGATCATCTTCTCGCACGACTGCGTGAAGCTGCAGGAAGAAGGCTTCGAAGGCATTCTGGTGACGACCTTCCCCGAAGAAGGCACCGGCTATGAGATCGGCGGCATGGGGATCCTCAAGGGCGCGCCGGAACTTGAGGCGGCCAAGGTGTGGTTCGATTGGGCGCTGACGGCCGCCGCGCAGGAAATTGGCCCGACGGTCAACAGCCTGCAGCTTCCGACCAACCCCGACGCGGCCGTGTCCGAACTGGCTGTCAAGCTCGAGGAAATCCTCGTTGTGGAATACAACTTCCAAGCGGCAGGCGCGAACCGCATCGCCATCACTGAGCGCTTCGACGCCGAGATCGCCCCGGCTCCGACCGAATAG
- the pepF gene encoding oligoendopeptidase F gives MSAPATGLPPRSALDKAHTWNDTSVFADRAAWDKAAQDVAAALPGVQAFKGRLSESAAVLADFMDAADHITRLVEKVYVYGAMFGAVDTTDQDAAAMVGRAAGLYGQVAAATAFSSPELLAIGRETLERWLADEPRLAIYRHFVDDLFRLQQHVRSADVEEVLGLVAASFRGASSAHEKLSEADIKFAPGIGSDGVEHEVAQGTIGTILDNPDRDLRRSGWNSFMDGYLAFKNTFAATYSTALNQDVFRARVRGYPSSLEAALFANNIPVSVFRSLIDTFKANLPTWHKYWAVKRRAMKLETIHTYDIWAPIASTSPKVPYAQAVDWICDGMSPLGEAYVSAMRRGCLEDRWVDLYPNQGKAQGAFSDGSYDTHPFIMMSYDDSLGAMSTLAHELGHSMHSYLTRKNQPAIYGDYSMFVAEVASNFNQALTRARLMKTIDDRQFQIALIQEAMDNFHRYFFIMPTLARFELEMHERVEKGQGVTAQDMNALMADLYAEGYGSEMTLDRERDGITWATFGHLYANFYVFQYATGISAAHALAERILDGVPGAPERYVEFLSMGSSVYPLDALKHAGVDMTGPQAVETTFGVLARYVDRLDELTR, from the coding sequence ATGTCTGCTCCAGCCACCGGACTTCCCCCACGCAGCGCCCTCGACAAGGCGCATACGTGGAACGACACGAGCGTTTTCGCCGATCGTGCAGCGTGGGACAAAGCCGCTCAAGACGTCGCGGCCGCCCTGCCCGGCGTTCAGGCATTCAAAGGCCGCCTTTCCGAAAGCGCGGCCGTGCTCGCGGATTTCATGGACGCCGCCGATCACATCACCCGCTTGGTCGAGAAGGTCTACGTGTACGGGGCCATGTTCGGCGCGGTCGACACCACCGATCAAGATGCGGCGGCGATGGTCGGCCGGGCGGCAGGCCTGTATGGGCAGGTCGCCGCGGCGACCGCGTTCTCAAGCCCGGAACTGCTCGCCATCGGTCGGGAAACCCTTGAGCGCTGGCTCGCAGACGAACCGCGGCTCGCGATCTACCGCCACTTCGTTGACGACCTGTTCCGCCTGCAGCAGCACGTCCGCTCGGCAGACGTTGAAGAGGTGCTGGGTTTGGTCGCCGCCTCGTTCCGCGGCGCGTCCAGCGCGCATGAGAAGCTGTCCGAAGCCGACATCAAGTTCGCGCCGGGCATCGGCTCAGACGGCGTGGAGCACGAAGTCGCGCAGGGTACCATCGGCACGATCCTCGACAACCCGGATCGCGACCTCAGGCGCAGTGGCTGGAACAGCTTCATGGACGGGTATCTGGCGTTCAAGAACACCTTCGCTGCGACCTACAGCACGGCGCTCAATCAGGACGTTTTCCGGGCACGTGTGCGCGGTTATCCAAGCAGCCTCGAAGCCGCGTTGTTCGCCAACAACATCCCCGTCAGCGTATTCCGCAGCCTGATCGACACGTTCAAGGCCAACCTGCCGACGTGGCACAAGTACTGGGCCGTCAAGCGGCGCGCGATGAAGCTCGAGACCATCCACACCTACGACATCTGGGCGCCGATCGCGTCTACCAGCCCGAAGGTCCCGTATGCGCAGGCCGTGGACTGGATCTGCGACGGCATGTCTCCCCTCGGCGAAGCGTACGTCAGCGCCATGCGCCGGGGATGTCTCGAGGACCGCTGGGTCGACCTCTACCCCAATCAGGGCAAGGCGCAGGGCGCGTTCTCGGACGGGTCGTATGACACGCATCCTTTCATCATGATGAGCTATGACGACAGTCTCGGCGCGATGAGCACGCTGGCGCACGAACTCGGCCACTCGATGCACAGCTACCTGACGCGCAAGAATCAGCCGGCCATTTACGGCGACTATTCGATGTTCGTGGCAGAGGTCGCGTCGAACTTCAATCAGGCGTTGACGCGTGCCCGCCTCATGAAGACCATCGACGATCGCCAGTTCCAGATCGCACTGATTCAAGAGGCGATGGACAACTTCCACCGCTACTTCTTCATCATGCCGACGCTGGCGCGCTTCGAACTAGAGATGCACGAGCGCGTCGAGAAGGGTCAGGGTGTCACCGCACAGGACATGAACGCGCTGATGGCAGACCTGTACGCCGAAGGCTACGGTTCCGAGATGACACTTGACCGCGAGCGCGACGGAATCACGTGGGCCACGTTCGGCCACCTGTACGCCAACTTCTACGTGTTCCAGTACGCAACGGGCATCAGCGCCGCGCACGCGTTGGCCGAGCGCATCCTCGACGGTGTGCCGGGTGCGCCCGAGCGCTACGTCGAATTCTTGAGCATGGGCAGCTCGGTCTATCCGCTCGACGCGCTGAAACATGCCGGCGTCGACATGACCGGGCCGCAGGCCGTCGAGACCACGTTCGGCGTGCTCGCGCGCTACGTCGACCGGCTCGATGAACTGACTCGGTAG